CTTGAATTAAACGGGCTACATAAAGACTATATGCTCGTTAAGTACTCAGGTGATGATAAGCTATACGTTCCGATTGACCAAATTGATTTGGTCCAAAAGTATGTTGGATCTGAAAGCAAAGAACCTAAGCTTTACAAGCTCGGCGGAAGTGAATGGAAGAAAGTCAAAAGCCGCGTTCAATCATCTGTCGAGGATATTGCAGATGACTTAATTAAGCTTTATGCAGAACGAGAGGCGACAAAGGGGTACGCCTTTGCTGAGGATACTGAAATGCAAAGGGAGTTTGAAGCTGCATTCCCTTACCAGGAGACAGAAGACCAAATTCGCTGTATTGAGGAGATCAAAACGGATATGGAGAAAGTACGTCCGATGGATCGCCTTCTATGTGGTGATGTAGGGTATGGAAAGACAGAGGTCGCCATTCGCGCAGCCTTTAAGGCGATTGCAGATGGAAAGCAAGTTGTTATTCTGGTGCCGACAACCATATTAGCTCAGCAGCACTATGAAACCATCCGTGAGCGTTTTCAGGATTTCCCTATTGAAATTGGTTTGCTAAGCCGCTTCCGAACACGAAAGCAACAGAAAGAAACGACGGAGGGCTTAGAAAAGGGGACGGTTGATCTTGTCGTTGGGACTCATCGTATCCTATCTAAAGACATTAAGGTAAAAGATCTAGGTCTTCTTATAGTCGATGAAGAACAACGCTTTGGAGTTAAGCACAAAGAAAAGATTAAGCAGATGAAAACAAATGTCGATGTCCTGACGCTTACAGCAACACCAATCCCAAGAACGCTTCATATGTCGATGCTAGGCGTACGAGATCTATCCGTTATCGAAACACCTCCTGAGAACAGGTTTCCTATTCAGACATACGTACTCGAATATAACCACGTGTTTATTCGCGAGGCCATTGAACGAGAATTGGCCCGTGGTGGACAAGTCTTCTTCTTGTATAACCGTGTGGAGAATATTGAACGTATGGCGGAGGAAATATCAGCACTCGTGGACGAAGCACGTGTTTCTTATGCGCATGGCCAAATGAATGAGTCTGAGCTTGAAAATGTGATGTTTAGTTTCCTTGAAGGGGAGTCTGACGTTCTTGTATCTACCACCATTATTGAAACAGGGGTGGATATACCGAATGTAAACACACTTATCGTGTATGATGCTGATCGCATGGGATTGAGTCAGCTTTATCAGTTAAGAGGACGTGTAGGGCGCTCTAATCGCGTAGCCTATGCTTATTTCACTTATCAAAAAGATAAAGTCCTATCTGAAGTAGCAGAGAAACGGTTACAAGCTATCAAGGAATTCACAGAGCTGGGTTCAGGCTTTAAGATTGCCATGCGTGATCTATCGATACGAGGAGCAGGGAACCTTCTTGGTTCTCAACAACATGGTTTTATAGATTCCGTTGGTTTCGACATGTACTCTCAAATGCTAAATGATGCCATCGAAGCCAAGCAAAAAGGAAAAGAAGTCGAAGAGACGAAACCGTTTGAACCAGAACTTACTCTAAGCCTGGATGCTTATATCCCGGATTCTTATATTGCGGATGAGAAACAGAAGATTGATATGTACAAGCGATTCCAGTCCATTGAATCTCAGGAAGATCTTCATGATCTGCGAGAAGAGATGATCGATCGATTCAGTGATTATCCTGAACAGGTAGAGAATCTGTATCAAGTAGCGGTGCTGAAACTTGCTGCCAAGAAGGAGCGCGTGGAATCCATTAGTGAGAAGAAACAAAAGATTGAGTTGCTGATGGAAGCCGATGCTAGCCAGCAAATTGATGGAGCGAAGTTATTTGAGATCGCTAACCAATATGGGCGTATGATTCAATTAGGGACAGAAGGCCAGCAATTGAAAGTCGTCTTTAAATGGGATCGAAACACCGCCCATCATCGTTATAAAACGATTGAGGAGTTCTTGCAGCAATTGCCTGAAGCCAAACATTCTGCATAGAGCAAATGTTAAGCAATATCCCTAATTTTATTGTACAAAATGAGCCTCACTTTGAAGAATTTGATGTTTTCTCCTACAAATATGAAGGAATAATGTATAGTTCTCACTTTGAGAAAAATACTATACCCATCAAATGGTGATTTTGTTCTTTACAGAAGCGATCATACATCACCAAGAGAATAATCATCAGATGAAAGTGAGGCTTCATGGAATGAAAGCAACTGGTATCGTAAGACGTATTGATGATTTAGGTCGGGTTGTTATCCCGAAAGAAATTCGAAGAACCCTTCGTATTCGAGAAGGGGATCCTCTAGAAATCTTTGTAGACCGAGAAGGTGAAGTTATATTAAAGAAATATTCACCGATTAGTGAACTAGGAGATTTCGCAAAGGAATATGCAGATGCACTATTTGACTCACTTGGTCATCCTGTCCTTATTTGTGATCGTGACGAATTCATAGCTGTTTCAGGTGGGTCGAGAAAAGAATACTTGAATAAAAGTATTGGCCAAAAAGTCGAACAAGCTATTCAGGATCGTGTGGTCTTAACAGAATCCAATGAGTCCACAATTGAAATTGCAGATGGCATTGACGAAACCATTTCTTCGTATGTTATTGGACCGATTATCTCAGGTGGAGATCCAATTGGTTGTGTGATGATCCTGTCGAAAGAAGGCGAAGCGTTAACGAACGTTGAGCAAAAAGCGGTCGAAACAGCAGCGAGCTTCTTAGCTAAACAAATGGAATAGAAAGAAAGAGAGGAGCCTCATTTGCGTAGGCTCCTCTTTTCATACATACTAGAATAAGTAAGAATGGAAAGGTTTAGAAAGGGATACATACATGGCAATACATACGAAACAACAACGCCTGTTGAGAGGGGCTTTGCTACTTACGTTAGCTGGTTTAGTCGGGAAGGTATTAAGCGCAGGTTATCGAATCCCCCTTCAAAATATTGCAGGTGATGTAGGCTTTTATATTTACCAGCAGGTTTATCCGATATTAGGGATGGCCTCTATGATTTCGATATATGGGTTTCCTATGGCCATTTCGTCTCTTGTGGCCAAAGCAAGAGCAGAGAAAAGATCGTTATCGCTTTCCCGCTTTTACGTACCTGTCTTTGGAGTGATGGTTACCATTAGCATCGTGTTGTTTTGCTTGATTTACTTCGGATCTCCTGTCATTGCCTCTGTAATGGGGGATTCGAATTTACGCGAGCCCCTTGAGGTAACTTCGACGGTATTTTTACTCCTTCCTTTTACCTCAATTGGAAGAGGGGCCTTTCAGGGGATAGATGATATGACGCCCACAGCGGTTTCTCAGATGACGGAGCAGGTGGTAAGAGTTAGCGTCATTATATTGGCCACCTTATACTTTGTAGGGGAAGGCTATAACTATTATTATGTAGGTTCAGGTGCGGCATTCGGTTCGATTGCAGGAGGGCTTGGAGCTTGTTTTGTGCTTTCTCTTTTTATCGTGAAACGTCGGTCGTCTCTTCTGTTTCATTCCTCGAATGCTTTTTCCATGATGGAGATTGCGAGGACTATGGTTCTCACAGGATTATTTTTATGTGTAAATTACATGATGCTCTTACTTATGCAGTTTGCGGATGCCTTTACAATGGTTTCTCCTTTAAAGGAATATGGCCTATCGTTAGAAGGAGCTCAGAAAATGAAGGGGATATTCGATCGTGGCTATCCCCTCCTTCAATTAGGGACTGTTCTTGCCTCTTCTTTGGCTCTTGCTATAGTTCCGTCTGTGACCAAGAAGCGACTCGAGAATAAAGCGAAGGATGTAGAGGAGAATGTGGGGCAAGCCATGAAGCTTTCATTGCTGATTTCAGTGGCTGCTTCTGTTGGACTCTTTATGTTGTTACCTGAAGTGAACGTTCTTCTCTTTACTAGTAATGAGGGAACCACTGCGCTAAGGATATTGGCCATTGTGATTGTCTTCGCTTCTCTTACGTTGACTCTGTCTTCTTTACTCCAAGGGTTTGGTATAGTATTTTTGCCAGCTTTGACCGTAGGGGGTGGCATTGTGGTAAAGGGAGTCTTAAACAGCCTCCTTATTCCATTCTACAGCATCACAGGAGCTGCCATCGCTACTCTGTTGAGTGTTCTTATCATCCTTCTTAGCAATATAGTGATATTCAGAAAACGAGTCCCTGTGTCCTTGAAAGCAAGTATTCCTTGGAGAGCTACGATCATCTCTTTAGGTATAATGGTTATGGTTGTATTCCTCACTGGTGAAGCTTATAAAGGTCTTGTAGAAATGAACGATCGTCAGGATTATATAGGATACTGCCTTCTCACAATTGGAGCCGGAGGCGTGAGTTATATGATTTCATTACTTAAGACTGGTGCTTTTACGGAAGATGAAGTGAAGGAATTTCCTATGTCTTCAAAAATAAAAAGATTAACGAAAAGGAGGTCATCTTAATGACACATCATATTGATATAGTCGGTTTAGGGGCGGCAGATCTAAACCAGTTGCCCTTAGGTGTCTATCGTTTCTTGTTAAAGAGTGAAGGGGCTCGCTATGCCCGTACGCTAGATCATCCTGTTATTCAAGAACTAGAAGCGGAAGGGATCACATTTCAATCATTTGATCACATTTATGAGGAACAACAACAATTTGGTGAAGTGTATGAAAGAATAGCGAAAGAGATCCTATCTAAAGCGCAACAACAAGACGTTGTGTATGTGGTGCCAGGCCACCCTATGCTTGCAGAGAAAACAGTCCAGCTCTTGTTAGAAGCGGAAAGGAATCATACAGTCTCTGTTTCAATTAAAGGGGGACAGAGTTATTTAGATGATCTTTTCACAAGTTTAAAAATTGATCCAATAGAAGGATTTCAGTTTATCGATGCTACAGGCTTTTCTCGTAATAGCATAGAGCACAGACAACATACAGTATTCTGTCAGGTATACGACAACATGATTGCATCAGATGTAAAGGTTGCCTTATTAGAGGATTTGTCGCCTGAGTTCCCGGTTTATATCGTAGATGCAGCCGGAAGTGAGCATGAACGTATAATAGAAGTACCTTTAGTTGAGCTTGATCGCAACGTTGAACTGAGTAATCTCACAAGTGTATATGTCCCACCTGTGAAAGAAGAGCAGCTTCCTCATAAATTCTTTCGTGTTCGTGAAGTTATCGCTGCATTACGTGCGCCGGGCGGTTGTCCGTGGGATCGTAAACAAACCCATGAGAGTTTGCGCCCCTATTTAATTGAGGAATCTTATGAGTTAATACAAGCTATTGATGATCAAGATGATGAGGGGATTGTGGAAGAACTCGGGGACGTGCTTCTACAAGTGCTATTACATAGTCAGATTGGTGAAGATGAAGGATTTTTCACAGTGGATGACGTAATTCTATCATTAACGGAGAAAATGATTCGCCGTCATCCTCATGTATTCGGAGACCGCCAAGCTGATGATGTAGAACAAGTCATGAAGAATTGGGATGAAATTAAAAAGGATGAAAAAGGGGAAGAGCGTCCATCTGTGTTAGATGGAATAGTAGAAGCCTTGCCTGGCTTAATGAGAGCTCAAGAACTGCAGAAGAAGGCGAAGAAAGTAGGATTTGACTGGGATGATCCGCAGCCAATGTGGGATAAGGTGTTAGAAGAAATGGATGAGTTTAAAGAGAGCTTGCATTCTGAAGGATTTTCCGCTCAAGAACTAGAATATGGAGACGTGTTGTTTGCGTTTGTGAATCTTGCTCGTTACTATAAAATAAATCCAGAACTCGCAATTCAACGAACAAATGACAAATTCGAAAGACGTTTCAAAGAGATGGAATCCGTAATCACATCTGAGAATCAGCAAATGGAAACGATGACGTTAGAGCAATTAGATCGATATTG
The nucleotide sequence above comes from Pontibacillus chungwhensis. Encoded proteins:
- the mfd gene encoding transcription-repair coupling factor — its product is MQGLKQFLTQQDDIHSIISGFSSGMKEQFVSGLSGSSRGVLISLLEESAKRPVLVVTHQLMQAQQLYEDLLGLTEPEEVHLYPVNELIASEIAVASPELRSERIEALNHWSERKSGILIAPVAALKRILPPTSYWENYQLPFEVGGVIQLEDYMKQLVDMGYERADMVSAPGEFSMRGGIMDIYPLTQPNPLRIEFFDDEVDSIRYFDSESQRSLEKVNRVTIGPASELLLTDEDLARAAQKLSESFADTLKNLKSPELKETLSENIERDIERLKQQERFQEMYKYISLYYEESASLLDYLPDNGLMVFDEMSRIQETATRLDEEEAEWYSSLLESGQMVRDLSISYNWSDVWHSIHHPRLYMSVFLRHIPNTQPENIVNISCRAMQQFHGQMNLLQTEMDRWQKGDYSVLIVAPNESRAEKIQAVLEDYDMEAVVSERRPAFPLTNPTIMVGHLTTGFELPMHKVAVLTENELFKKRSTRPKRKKKISNAERIKSYQELKVGDYVVHAHHGIGKYLGIETLELNGLHKDYMLVKYSGDDKLYVPIDQIDLVQKYVGSESKEPKLYKLGGSEWKKVKSRVQSSVEDIADDLIKLYAEREATKGYAFAEDTEMQREFEAAFPYQETEDQIRCIEEIKTDMEKVRPMDRLLCGDVGYGKTEVAIRAAFKAIADGKQVVILVPTTILAQQHYETIRERFQDFPIEIGLLSRFRTRKQQKETTEGLEKGTVDLVVGTHRILSKDIKVKDLGLLIVDEEQRFGVKHKEKIKQMKTNVDVLTLTATPIPRTLHMSMLGVRDLSVIETPPENRFPIQTYVLEYNHVFIREAIERELARGGQVFFLYNRVENIERMAEEISALVDEARVSYAHGQMNESELENVMFSFLEGESDVLVSTTIIETGVDIPNVNTLIVYDADRMGLSQLYQLRGRVGRSNRVAYAYFTYQKDKVLSEVAEKRLQAIKEFTELGSGFKIAMRDLSIRGAGNLLGSQQHGFIDSVGFDMYSQMLNDAIEAKQKGKEVEETKPFEPELTLSLDAYIPDSYIADEKQKIDMYKRFQSIESQEDLHDLREEMIDRFSDYPEQVENLYQVAVLKLAAKKERVESISEKKQKIELLMEADASQQIDGAKLFEIANQYGRMIQLGTEGQQLKVVFKWDRNTAHHRYKTIEEFLQQLPEAKHSA
- the spoVT gene encoding stage V sporulation protein T, with translation MKATGIVRRIDDLGRVVIPKEIRRTLRIREGDPLEIFVDREGEVILKKYSPISELGDFAKEYADALFDSLGHPVLICDRDEFIAVSGGSRKEYLNKSIGQKVEQAIQDRVVLTESNESTIEIADGIDETISSYVIGPIISGGDPIGCVMILSKEGEALTNVEQKAVETAASFLAKQME
- a CDS encoding putative polysaccharide biosynthesis protein, whose protein sequence is MAIHTKQQRLLRGALLLTLAGLVGKVLSAGYRIPLQNIAGDVGFYIYQQVYPILGMASMISIYGFPMAISSLVAKARAEKRSLSLSRFYVPVFGVMVTISIVLFCLIYFGSPVIASVMGDSNLREPLEVTSTVFLLLPFTSIGRGAFQGIDDMTPTAVSQMTEQVVRVSVIILATLYFVGEGYNYYYVGSGAAFGSIAGGLGACFVLSLFIVKRRSSLLFHSSNAFSMMEIARTMVLTGLFLCVNYMMLLLMQFADAFTMVSPLKEYGLSLEGAQKMKGIFDRGYPLLQLGTVLASSLALAIVPSVTKKRLENKAKDVEENVGQAMKLSLLISVAASVGLFMLLPEVNVLLFTSNEGTTALRILAIVIVFASLTLTLSSLLQGFGIVFLPALTVGGGIVVKGVLNSLLIPFYSITGAAIATLLSVLIILLSNIVIFRKRVPVSLKASIPWRATIISLGIMVMVVFLTGEAYKGLVEMNDRQDYIGYCLLTIGAGGVSYMISLLKTGAFTEDEVKEFPMSSKIKRLTKRRSS
- the mazG gene encoding nucleoside triphosphate pyrophosphohydrolase, producing MTHHIDIVGLGAADLNQLPLGVYRFLLKSEGARYARTLDHPVIQELEAEGITFQSFDHIYEEQQQFGEVYERIAKEILSKAQQQDVVYVVPGHPMLAEKTVQLLLEAERNHTVSVSIKGGQSYLDDLFTSLKIDPIEGFQFIDATGFSRNSIEHRQHTVFCQVYDNMIASDVKVALLEDLSPEFPVYIVDAAGSEHERIIEVPLVELDRNVELSNLTSVYVPPVKEEQLPHKFFRVREVIAALRAPGGCPWDRKQTHESLRPYLIEESYELIQAIDDQDDEGIVEELGDVLLQVLLHSQIGEDEGFFTVDDVILSLTEKMIRRHPHVFGDRQADDVEQVMKNWDEIKKDEKGEERPSVLDGIVEALPGLMRAQELQKKAKKVGFDWDDPQPMWDKVLEEMDEFKESLHSEGFSAQELEYGDVLFAFVNLARYYKINPELAIQRTNDKFERRFKEMESVITSENQQMETMTLEQLDRYWIQAKNREKGEQ